The following coding sequences lie in one Pseudomonas svalbardensis genomic window:
- the tnpC gene encoding IS66 family transposase, which yields MTSLPNLDQMTPDQLRALAAQLMSKVDTMGRKIHRDQTIIEQLTHEIAILKRHRFAKRSEQISPEQGSLLDDLLNTDLEAIDAELTALLPAPAPEEARQKPKRAPLPPQFPRTVIHHEPESTQCTCGCQLQRIGEDISEKLDYTPGVFTVEQHVRGKWACRQCETLIQAPVPAQVIDKGIPTAGLIAHVLVAKFADHLPLYRQEKIFGRAGLAIPRSTLAQWVGQTGVQLQPLVDALREAVLAQQVVHADETPVQMLAPGEKKTHRAYVWAYCTTPFSALKAVVYDFSPSRAGEHARNFLGAWNGKLVCDDFAGYKAGFEKGMIEIGCMAHARRKFFDLHVANKSQLAEQALHSIGGLYEVERQVRDMSDGDRCRIRQEKAAPLAKALHDWMLAQRDLVPNGSATAKALDYSLKRWVALTRYLVDGAVPIDNNPVENQIRPWALGRSNWLFAGSLRSGKRAAAIMSLIQSARMNGHDPYAYLKDVLTRLPTQRASEIDQLLPHQWVSA from the coding sequence ATGACTTCCTTGCCCAACCTCGACCAAATGACCCCCGACCAACTGCGCGCCCTCGCTGCGCAGTTGATGTCGAAGGTCGACACCATGGGCAGAAAGATCCACCGCGATCAAACCATCATCGAACAGCTGACCCACGAGATCGCGATCCTCAAGCGGCACCGGTTTGCCAAACGCAGCGAGCAGATCAGTCCTGAACAAGGCAGCTTGCTCGACGATCTGCTCAACACCGACCTTGAGGCTATCGACGCCGAGCTGACGGCACTGCTTCCGGCTCCTGCTCCAGAAGAGGCGCGCCAAAAACCAAAGCGCGCGCCACTGCCGCCGCAGTTTCCACGCACCGTCATTCATCACGAACCAGAAAGCACTCAGTGCACTTGCGGCTGCCAACTCCAGCGCATCGGCGAGGACATCAGCGAGAAGCTCGATTACACGCCGGGCGTGTTCACTGTTGAACAGCATGTGCGTGGGAAGTGGGCCTGCCGTCAGTGCGAAACACTGATCCAGGCACCGGTACCGGCCCAAGTGATCGACAAGGGCATCCCAACTGCGGGCCTGATCGCGCATGTGTTGGTGGCGAAGTTCGCTGACCACTTGCCGCTGTATCGGCAGGAGAAAATCTTCGGGCGCGCTGGTTTAGCGATCCCGCGCTCCACACTAGCTCAATGGGTTGGACAAACAGGTGTACAGCTTCAGCCATTAGTTGATGCCTTGCGAGAAGCCGTCCTGGCGCAGCAAGTTGTCCACGCCGATGAGACGCCGGTGCAGATGCTTGCGCCCGGAGAGAAGAAAACTCACCGCGCTTATGTCTGGGCTTACTGCACCACGCCGTTTTCGGCGCTTAAGGCAGTGGTTTATGACTTCAGCCCGAGCCGCGCCGGTGAGCATGCGCGTAACTTCCTCGGCGCGTGGAATGGCAAGCTGGTGTGCGACGACTTTGCTGGTTACAAAGCTGGGTTTGAGAAAGGCATGATCGAAATCGGCTGCATGGCTCACGCCCGCCGCAAGTTTTTCGATCTGCATGTCGCGAATAAAAGTCAGTTGGCAGAACAGGCGCTGCACTCGATTGGCGGTTTGTACGAAGTTGAGCGGCAAGTGCGAGACATGAGTGATGGAGATCGCTGTCGAATACGGCAAGAAAAAGCGGCGCCGCTGGCCAAAGCACTGCACGACTGGATGTTGGCCCAGCGCGATCTTGTGCCCAATGGATCAGCAACGGCCAAAGCCTTGGATTACAGCCTTAAACGCTGGGTAGCGCTGACGCGCTACCTGGTCGATGGGGCGGTGCCCATAGACAACAATCCAGTCGAAAACCAGATCAGGCCGTGGGCACTTGGACGCTCGAACTGGTTGTTTGCTGGATCGCTTCGCAGCGGCAAACGGGCAGCGGCGATTATGAGTTTGATCCAGTCGGCACGTATGAATGGGCACGATCCGTATGCCTATCTCAAAGATGTGCTGACGCGGCTGCCGACGCAGCGGGCGAGTGAGATCGACCAACTGCTGCCGCATCAGTGGGTATCTGCCTGA
- the tnpB gene encoding IS66 family insertion sequence element accessory protein TnpB (TnpB, as the term is used for proteins encoded by IS66 family insertion elements, is considered an accessory protein, since TnpC, encoded by a neighboring gene, is a DDE family transposase.), whose product MIRIDAIWLATEPMDMRAGTETALARVIAVFGAAKPHCAYLFANRRANRMKVLVHDGIGVWLAARRLNQGKFHWPGIRQGCEMELDAEQLRALVLGLPWQRVGVGGVITLL is encoded by the coding sequence GTGATCCGCATAGACGCCATCTGGCTCGCCACCGAGCCCATGGATATGCGCGCGGGTACCGAGACTGCGCTGGCCAGAGTGATCGCAGTATTCGGTGCGGCGAAGCCGCACTGTGCTTATCTGTTTGCCAATCGCAGGGCTAACCGAATGAAAGTCCTGGTTCATGACGGAATTGGTGTTTGGCTGGCGGCACGGCGGTTGAACCAAGGCAAATTCCACTGGCCAGGCATTCGCCAAGGTTGCGAGATGGAGCTGGATGCCGAGCAACTTCGGGCGTTGGTGCTCGGTCTACCTTGGCAACGTGTTGGCGTTGGCGGCGTAATTACACTGCTTTAA
- the tnpA gene encoding IS66-like element accessory protein TnpA encodes MRQRSSYPKPFKAQVVQECLQPGATVSSVAIAHGINANVIRKWLPLYRHTSVAALPAFVPLKAPPKRPSEASAIIEIPVGEQAIAVKWPVSDPDGCARFIRELAK; translated from the coding sequence ATGCGCCAACGAAGCTCTTATCCCAAACCGTTCAAAGCCCAGGTCGTTCAGGAATGCCTTCAGCCCGGGGCCACCGTTTCAAGCGTTGCCATCGCTCACGGCATCAACGCCAACGTCATTCGTAAATGGCTGCCGCTTTACCGGCATACCTCAGTTGCCGCGTTGCCTGCGTTTGTCCCGTTGAAGGCTCCGCCTAAGCGGCCGTCGGAGGCATCGGCGATCATCGAGATACCCGTTGGCGAACAAGCCATCGCAGTGAAGTGGCCAGTTTCCGATCCTGATGGGTGCGCTCGATTTATTCGAGAGCTTGCCAAGTGA
- the dmeF gene encoding CDF family Co(II)/Ni(II) efflux transporter DmeF produces MSNSHTDYSHDHMFLGTSHEENAKRTLWVVALTVVMMVAEITAGYVTGSMALLADGFHMATHAGALGIAAAAYGYAKRHASSARYSFGTGKVGDLGGFASALILGLVSLGIAGESLFRLFQPTQVQFGTATLIAVVGLAVNVVSALLLSGGHDHHHGHDHESHHVHGHDNNLRSAYVHVVADALTSVLAIAALLAGRYLGWVWLDPVMGIVGAVVIARWAWSLMRVTAGVLLDQTDDHVAEEIRELVERPGDASIIDLHVWQVGPQARAAIVSVLGSPATNAENIRERLATVHEVTHLTVEYRTKLGAE; encoded by the coding sequence ATGAGTAATTCGCACACCGACTATTCCCACGACCATATGTTCCTGGGGACATCGCATGAAGAAAACGCCAAGCGAACCTTGTGGGTGGTGGCTCTGACCGTCGTAATGATGGTCGCTGAGATCACCGCGGGTTATGTCACAGGATCCATGGCGTTGCTTGCCGATGGATTTCACATGGCAACGCACGCAGGAGCACTCGGCATAGCCGCAGCTGCTTACGGTTACGCAAAAAGGCATGCCTCAAGTGCTCGCTACAGTTTTGGAACTGGCAAGGTGGGAGACTTGGGTGGCTTCGCCTCTGCTCTGATTTTGGGACTGGTCTCCTTGGGTATTGCTGGAGAATCGCTATTCCGTCTCTTTCAACCGACTCAAGTGCAATTCGGGACAGCGACACTTATCGCAGTTGTCGGATTAGCAGTGAATGTCGTGAGCGCGCTTTTGCTATCAGGCGGTCATGATCATCACCATGGGCATGACCACGAATCTCACCATGTGCATGGTCACGACAATAATTTGCGATCTGCTTACGTGCACGTCGTTGCAGATGCCCTGACCTCGGTTCTGGCCATCGCTGCACTGCTTGCTGGTCGATACCTTGGTTGGGTATGGCTTGACCCTGTAATGGGGATTGTGGGTGCAGTTGTCATTGCGCGCTGGGCTTGGTCGTTGATGCGGGTGACTGCGGGTGTATTGCTCGACCAGACAGATGATCATGTTGCCGAAGAGATTCGTGAACTGGTTGAACGACCGGGGGATGCTTCGATCATTGATCTTCATGTCTGGCAGGTGGGGCCTCAGGCCCGAGCCGCGATTGTGAGTGTTCTGGGCAGCCCAGCAACAAATGCCGAAAACATACGAGAACGCCTCGCTACGGTTCATGAGGTCACTCATCTGACGGTTGAGTACCGCACAAAACTGGGAGCTGAGTAA
- a CDS encoding metal/formaldehyde-sensitive transcriptional repressor, with translation MSHVSSSKDNLLKRVKRIAGQIQAIERALDSDDDCSKTLLLVASTRGAINGLMDEIIEDHAREHVANPTLSNEERAKGVDELLEAIRRYSK, from the coding sequence ATGAGTCATGTAAGTTCGAGCAAAGACAATCTTCTTAAGCGAGTAAAGCGAATCGCTGGGCAAATCCAGGCAATTGAGCGAGCACTCGACTCTGACGATGACTGCTCGAAAACCTTGCTTTTGGTCGCTTCGACCCGTGGCGCGATCAATGGGCTGATGGATGAAATCATCGAAGACCACGCTCGTGAACACGTCGCGAATCCGACACTCAGCAACGAAGAAAGAGCGAAAGGCGTTGACGAGCTCCTCGAAGCCATTCGCCGCTATTCCAAATAG
- a CDS encoding MFS transporter, with the protein MLKILANRTYRHLFLAQVIALVGTGLATVALGLLAFDLAGAQAGAVLGTALAIKMTAYIGVAPIAAAFAERLPRRAMLVSLDLVRALVALALPFVTEVWQIYVLIFVLQSASAAFTPTFQATIPDILPDEDDYTRALSLSRLAYDLESVASPMLAAALLTVISFHNLFAGTVIGFLGSAVLVATVLLPKAKPTPRRSIYERTTRGMRIFLATPRLRGLLALNLSVAAASAMVIVNTVVLVQSRFALPQSSTALALAAFGGGSMVAALVLPRLLKNIKDRTAMLFGGGVLVAGLAIGINLTTYNFLLPLWMVLGVGYSLAQTPSGRLLRRSAHAEDRPALFAAQFALSHACWLITYPMAGWLGANISLTASFVGLAVVAGSALVASIVIWRPAHDQESIKHTHENLPGNHTHFDGQEGVDHEHPYVIDDQHRRWPNR; encoded by the coding sequence ATGCTGAAAATCCTAGCCAACCGAACCTACCGTCATCTCTTTCTCGCCCAAGTAATCGCGCTCGTAGGGACAGGACTCGCCACTGTCGCGCTGGGCCTTCTGGCGTTCGACCTTGCGGGCGCCCAAGCAGGTGCTGTCCTCGGTACAGCGCTGGCGATCAAAATGACGGCCTACATTGGCGTTGCACCAATCGCAGCGGCTTTTGCTGAACGTCTACCCCGTCGAGCGATGCTGGTCTCGCTGGACTTGGTGCGAGCACTGGTCGCACTCGCTCTACCGTTTGTGACGGAAGTCTGGCAGATCTACGTGTTAATTTTTGTTCTCCAGTCAGCCTCGGCGGCGTTCACCCCGACGTTCCAGGCGACCATTCCAGACATCCTGCCGGATGAGGACGATTACACCCGCGCCTTGTCGCTATCACGTCTCGCCTATGATCTTGAAAGTGTCGCCAGCCCTATGCTCGCTGCCGCGTTGCTGACCGTGATCAGCTTCCATAACCTTTTCGCCGGCACTGTCATCGGTTTTCTCGGCTCAGCGGTCCTGGTCGCCACAGTGTTACTGCCAAAGGCGAAGCCGACACCACGACGCAGCATTTACGAGCGAACTACCCGAGGCATGCGCATATTTCTGGCCACCCCTCGTCTACGGGGACTGCTAGCTCTCAATCTCTCCGTAGCGGCCGCCAGTGCCATGGTCATCGTCAATACGGTGGTGCTGGTGCAGTCGCGCTTCGCTCTACCTCAGAGTTCGACGGCATTGGCGCTGGCTGCGTTTGGTGGCGGCTCGATGGTCGCCGCCCTGGTCTTGCCTCGGCTGTTGAAAAACATCAAAGACCGAACAGCCATGCTGTTTGGCGGAGGAGTATTGGTCGCTGGCTTAGCGATTGGCATCAACCTGACCACCTATAACTTCCTGCTGCCGCTGTGGATGGTGCTCGGGGTGGGCTATTCCCTAGCGCAGACCCCCAGCGGTCGGCTGTTGCGTCGCTCGGCACATGCCGAAGATCGCCCGGCGTTGTTTGCCGCCCAATTTGCGCTATCCCATGCCTGCTGGTTGATTACCTACCCAATGGCGGGATGGCTGGGTGCCAACATTAGCCTCACCGCATCGTTTGTTGGGCTCGCTGTCGTGGCAGGTAGCGCACTGGTGGCCAGCATCGTGATATGGCGTCCAGCTCATGACCAAGAGTCGATCAAGCACACCCATGAGAATCTGCCGGGCAATCACACGCACTTCGACGGCCAGGAGGGTGTGGATCACGAGCATCCATACGTGATCGATGATCAGCATCGCCGATGGCCAAACAGATGA
- a CDS encoding TraX family protein, translating to MTTAHTTEDSSLKRRSGSLDLIKWMALLTMVIDHLRLVWPEMSNLFIPGRLSFPLFCVAIAANVARSKPGELLTAANGRYVALILVFAAISEVPYRYISTSGSFNVLVTLALGLVIAWGWQHRTLLSGTMALIAGAVAYVLDDPLMYGFYGALVPAAVLLAIKRLSALWLLPAALCLLSNTRSSIVTRALDLEIYSLLALSTAFAAPLIGLWLLRQTFTFKVWPVRQWGYWFYPGHLVALQALRFLI from the coding sequence ATGACGACTGCTCATACCACCGAGGATTCCTCGCTCAAGCGCCGGAGCGGCAGCCTGGATCTGATCAAGTGGATGGCGTTGTTAACCATGGTCATCGATCACTTGCGGTTGGTGTGGCCGGAGATGAGCAATCTGTTCATTCCGGGTCGACTCTCTTTTCCGTTGTTCTGTGTCGCCATTGCGGCCAATGTGGCACGCTCGAAACCGGGCGAATTACTGACTGCCGCGAACGGTCGCTACGTCGCGTTGATCTTGGTGTTCGCCGCCATTTCAGAAGTGCCTTATCGCTACATCAGCACCTCGGGATCATTCAACGTGTTGGTGACCCTGGCATTGGGGCTGGTAATTGCCTGGGGATGGCAGCATCGCACTTTGTTGAGCGGAACCATGGCGTTGATTGCCGGCGCGGTTGCCTACGTGCTGGATGATCCGTTGATGTATGGCTTCTACGGGGCACTCGTACCTGCCGCGGTTTTGTTGGCAATCAAGAGGCTTAGTGCTCTTTGGCTGCTGCCAGCGGCTTTGTGCCTGTTGAGCAACACCCGCAGCAGCATCGTGACCAGGGCGTTGGACTTGGAAATCTATTCATTGCTGGCCTTGAGTACCGCGTTTGCTGCGCCCCTAATCGGACTCTGGCTACTGCGCCAGACCTTCACCTTTAAGGTTTGGCCGGTGCGGCAATGGGGCTACTGGTTCTATCCGGGGCACCTTGTCGCTCTGCAAGCGCTACGGTTTCTGATTTGA
- a CDS encoding metal-sensing transcriptional repressor, whose product MSEHEHEHNHPHTHQSHEAIIKRLKRADGHLRGIITMIEEGRQCVDIAQQLHAVEKAVCQAKRTLIQDHIDHCLEDTVSALNNGERAPLEAFKQITKYL is encoded by the coding sequence ATGAGTGAGCACGAACACGAACATAACCATCCCCACACCCACCAAAGTCACGAGGCGATCATCAAGCGGCTCAAGCGGGCGGACGGCCATTTACGCGGCATCATCACCATGATCGAAGAGGGTCGTCAGTGCGTGGACATTGCTCAGCAGCTGCATGCTGTCGAAAAAGCAGTGTGCCAAGCCAAGCGCACGCTCATCCAGGATCACATCGATCACTGCCTGGAGGACACCGTATCGGCGCTGAACAATGGTGAGCGTGCACCACTGGAAGCCTTCAAACAAATCACCAAGTACCTCTAG
- a CDS encoding HupE/UreJ family protein has protein sequence MHTHSMSGVDAFTAPSRRLLLLLFLFVAALFLAMPEAMAHAVAEGDKGFIQESSGVMLLPFIYMGAKHMMTGYDHLLFLFGVIFFLYRLKEVGLYVTLFAVGHSVTLLLGVLTEVSISSYIIDAIIGFSVVYKALDNLGAFQRWFGFQPDTKVATLIFGLLHGFGLATKIQEYEISPDGLIPNLIAFNVGVEIGQLLALSAILILMGYWRRTGSFWRHAYTANVAMMSAGFLLMGYQITGLFVSA, from the coding sequence ATGCATACTCACTCGATGAGCGGCGTTGACGCATTTACTGCGCCTTCGCGTCGCCTGCTACTGCTGTTGTTTTTATTTGTCGCGGCACTTTTCCTCGCAATGCCCGAGGCGATGGCTCATGCCGTCGCCGAAGGTGACAAGGGGTTCATACAGGAAAGCTCAGGCGTCATGTTGTTGCCCTTCATCTACATGGGCGCCAAGCACATGATGACGGGCTACGACCACCTGCTGTTTCTGTTCGGGGTGATCTTCTTCCTCTATCGCCTGAAAGAGGTTGGGCTTTACGTCACGCTATTCGCGGTAGGCCACTCGGTCACGCTGCTGCTTGGCGTGCTGACCGAGGTCAGCATCAGCTCTTACATCATCGATGCCATCATCGGTTTCTCGGTGGTGTACAAGGCGCTCGATAACCTGGGCGCATTCCAGCGCTGGTTCGGTTTCCAACCCGATACCAAGGTGGCCACGCTGATCTTCGGCCTACTCCATGGTTTCGGTCTGGCCACCAAGATTCAGGAGTACGAGATCTCGCCTGATGGCCTGATTCCGAACCTGATCGCCTTCAACGTTGGTGTCGAGATCGGCCAATTGCTGGCCCTTAGCGCGATTCTCATTTTAATGGGGTATTGGCGGCGAACCGGCAGTTTCTGGCGCCACGCCTATACCGCCAACGTCGCCATGATGAGTGCCGGTTTCCTGCTGATGGGTTACCAGATCACCGGCCTGTTTGTCTCTGCGTAA
- a CDS encoding transmembrane anchor protein, with amino-acid sequence MFNTPLPTVNELPSTRKLVRSTVIALLTAVGLLVTVVMPSEYAIDPTGVGRALGLTQMGELKIILAQEALADAAQPQPAAPAPAPAPAPQVAQVQPIAKPVAQPVATPAPALKTNQMTVTLKPGEGTEIKLEVLKNKTVSYEWTAAGGPVNYDTHGEPYNGEKGYFHSYNKGKQVKSDKGEFTAIFDGTHGWFWRNRSSNDVTISLSTTGDYLSVKQ; translated from the coding sequence ATGTTCAATACCCCGCTTCCCACTGTTAATGAATTGCCTAGCACTCGCAAATTGGTGCGCTCGACTGTCATTGCACTGCTGACCGCGGTCGGCCTGCTGGTGACCGTTGTCATGCCATCGGAATACGCTATTGATCCAACGGGCGTGGGGCGCGCACTGGGCCTGACGCAGATGGGTGAACTGAAAATCATCCTTGCCCAGGAAGCCTTGGCGGATGCCGCGCAACCGCAACCCGCAGCTCCAGCTCCAGCTCCAGCTCCAGCTCCGCAAGTTGCGCAAGTCCAACCTATTGCGAAACCTGTAGCTCAACCAGTGGCGACACCTGCCCCAGCTTTGAAAACCAATCAAATGACCGTCACGCTCAAGCCAGGCGAAGGGACAGAAATCAAACTGGAAGTGCTGAAGAACAAGACTGTCAGCTATGAATGGACAGCGGCTGGCGGACCTGTGAACTATGACACCCATGGCGAACCCTACAACGGTGAAAAGGGTTACTTCCACAGCTACAACAAGGGCAAGCAGGTCAAAAGTGATAAAGGTGAATTCACCGCCATTTTTGACGGCACCCACGGTTGGTTTTGGCGTAATCGCAGCAGCAACGACGTGACCATCTCTCTGAGTACGACCGGTGATTACCTGAGCGTCAAACAGTAA
- a CDS encoding co-regulatory protein PtrA N-terminal domain-containing protein, which produces MNPIKSLFVIAALTISSLAMAEGGGDRAFARMEAARSNSMESYQVAQTQSSQPPVAESKAKVMDHKNC; this is translated from the coding sequence ATGAACCCTATCAAATCCTTGTTCGTCATTGCTGCTCTGACCATCTCTTCTTTGGCTATGGCTGAAGGCGGTGGTGACCGGGCTTTCGCACGCATGGAAGCGGCCAGGAGTAACTCGATGGAATCGTACCAAGTAGCTCAAACGCAAAGCTCTCAACCTCCCGTCGCAGAAAGCAAAGCCAAAGTGATGGACCACAAGAATTGCTAA
- a CDS encoding copper resistance system multicopper oxidase, whose amino-acid sequence MHSKTSRRTFVKGLAAGGILGGLGLWRTPVWAVTSPGLPSVLTGNEFDLFIGETPVNITGSPRTAMTINGSLPGPLLRWREGETVTLRVKNRLDQDTSIHWHGIILPANMDGVPGLSFHGIAPDGMYEYKFKVHQNGTYWYHSHSGLQEQAGVYGPIVIDSKEPEPFQYNRDYVVMLTDWTDEDSSRVMAKLKKQSDYYNHHKRTVGDFIDDVSKQGWSAAVADRKMWAEMKMNPTDLADVSGDTYTYLMNGQAPNGNWTGIFKPGEKLRLRFINGSAMSYFDVRIPGLKMTVVAADGQHVKPVSVDEFRIAVAETYDVIVEPTSEEAYTIFAQSMDRTGYARGTLAVREGLKAHVPAIDPRPLLTMDDMGMGGMAGMDHGSMAGMGDGDMKQGDMSGMDHSKMSGMDQSDMTGMDSGDMTNMAGMDHSKMAGMDKGDMSNMAGMDHSKMAGMGGRGGEMQTHPASESNNPLVDMQAMNPTPKLNDPGIGLRNNGRRVLTYSDLKSTFQDPDGREPNRTIELHLTGHMEKFSWSFNGIKFSDAEPLRLKYGERLRITLVNDTMMTHPIHLHGMWSDLEDENGKFMVRKHTIDMPPGTKRSYRVTADALGRWAYHCHLLFHMEMGMFREVRVDE is encoded by the coding sequence ATGCATTCCAAAACCTCTAGGCGGACATTCGTTAAAGGCCTGGCCGCTGGTGGCATTCTCGGCGGCCTTGGTCTGTGGCGCACTCCTGTATGGGCAGTGACCAGCCCTGGTCTACCGAGCGTTCTCACCGGTAACGAATTTGATCTGTTTATTGGTGAAACCCCTGTAAACATCACCGGCTCACCACGCACAGCCATGACCATCAATGGTTCGTTGCCCGGACCTTTGCTGCGCTGGCGCGAAGGCGAGACGGTCACACTGCGTGTGAAAAATCGCCTAGACCAAGACACGTCCATTCATTGGCACGGGATCATTCTGCCCGCCAACATGGACGGTGTACCGGGTTTGAGTTTCCATGGCATCGCGCCCGATGGCATGTACGAGTACAAATTCAAGGTGCATCAGAACGGCACGTACTGGTACCACAGCCACTCTGGTTTGCAGGAGCAGGCAGGCGTTTACGGTCCAATCGTCATCGACTCGAAAGAGCCTGAACCTTTTCAATACAACCGCGACTATGTAGTGATGTTGACTGACTGGACCGATGAAGATTCTAGTCGCGTCATGGCCAAGCTCAAGAAGCAATCGGACTATTACAACCACCACAAACGTACCGTAGGCGACTTTATCGACGACGTCAGCAAGCAAGGTTGGTCTGCTGCCGTGGCCGACCGGAAGATGTGGGCTGAAATGAAAATGAACCCCACTGATCTCGCAGACGTCAGTGGGGATACTTACACCTATCTCATGAATGGCCAGGCGCCTAACGGTAACTGGACCGGTATTTTCAAGCCGGGCGAGAAGCTGCGCCTACGCTTTATCAACGGCTCAGCTATGAGCTATTTCGACGTCCGCATCCCTGGTTTGAAAATGACCGTTGTGGCGGCTGACGGCCAACATGTCAAACCAGTCAGCGTCGATGAATTCCGCATCGCCGTGGCAGAAACGTATGACGTGATCGTAGAACCTACCAGCGAAGAAGCTTACACAATCTTCGCCCAGTCCATGGATAGAACAGGTTATGCACGTGGAACCTTGGCAGTTCGCGAAGGATTAAAGGCACACGTACCTGCGATCGATCCTCGGCCACTTTTGACCATGGATGACATGGGAATGGGCGGTATGGCGGGCATGGACCATGGCAGCATGGCTGGTATGGGCGACGGCGATATGAAACAAGGTGACATGTCAGGCATGGACCACAGCAAGATGTCGGGCATGGACCAAAGTGACATGACCGGCATGGACAGCGGTGACATGACTAACATGGCCGGTATGGACCACAGCAAGATGGCGGGAATGGACAAAGGCGACATGTCCAACATGGCCGGGATGGATCACAGCAAGATGGCCGGGATGGGCGGTAGGGGTGGCGAAATGCAGACTCACCCAGCCTCCGAATCCAACAACCCCTTGGTTGATATGCAAGCCATGAACCCAACGCCCAAGCTAAACGATCCAGGCATCGGTTTGCGGAACAATGGTCGTCGAGTACTCACCTACTCAGACCTGAAAAGCACGTTCCAAGACCCTGACGGCCGCGAGCCCAATCGCACCATTGAGCTTCATCTGACCGGACACATGGAGAAGTTTTCGTGGTCCTTCAACGGAATCAAATTTTCTGACGCCGAGCCGCTTCGTCTGAAATATGGGGAGCGTCTTCGCATCACCCTGGTGAACGACACCATGATGACCCATCCCATCCACCTTCACGGCATGTGGAGCGATCTTGAAGATGAGAACGGCAAGTTCATGGTGCGCAAACACACAATCGACATGCCACCAGGTACCAAGCGCAGCTATCGAGTCACCGCTGATGCCTTAGGTCGCTGGGCTTATCACTGCCACCTGCTTTTCCATATGGAAATGGGCATGTTCCGTGAAGTACGGGTTGATGAGTAA
- a CDS encoding copper resistance protein B, with the protein MTKKPKRQIEIMTSKFLRPTLMALAVSTSPAFFVVAHAAEEMDHSKMDHGSMGAMDHSKMGAMDHSKMSMDDGQMDGMESMDGGATTTSRPPVPVLTDADRAAAFPDVAGHGVHDKKLNSFMLLDKFEYQDADNGSALAWDAKGWIGGDVDRLWLRSEGERTNGVTENAELSALWGHSIGPWWDVVTGVRQDFKPGSPQTWGALGIQGMALYNFEAEATAYIGENGQTAARLEGDYDILLTNRLILQPTAEANFYGKNDPQRGIGSGLANTEVGLRLRYEIVRQFAPYIGVSWSRSYGNTADLASDEGEDANEARFVAGIRMWF; encoded by the coding sequence ATGACCAAAAAACCAAAAAGGCAGATTGAGATCATGACCAGTAAGTTTTTACGCCCAACGTTGATGGCACTGGCAGTCTCTACCAGTCCTGCTTTCTTTGTCGTGGCTCACGCCGCTGAAGAGATGGATCACTCCAAGATGGACCATGGCTCAATGGGAGCTATGGACCATAGCAAGATGGGGGCTATGGATCACAGCAAGATGAGTATGGATGACGGGCAAATGGACGGAATGGAAAGTATGGATGGAGGGGCGACTACCACCAGTCGGCCCCCAGTCCCCGTACTTACCGACGCTGACCGTGCAGCCGCCTTTCCAGATGTTGCTGGTCATGGTGTCCACGACAAAAAACTCAACTCCTTCATGCTGCTGGATAAATTTGAGTACCAGGATGCTGACAACGGTAGTGCATTGGCCTGGGATGCAAAAGGATGGATCGGCGGTGACGTTGACCGACTGTGGTTGCGGTCGGAAGGCGAACGTACCAATGGCGTAACGGAAAACGCTGAACTCTCAGCACTTTGGGGGCACTCCATCGGTCCATGGTGGGATGTCGTCACCGGCGTACGACAAGACTTCAAGCCCGGGTCACCACAAACTTGGGGAGCGCTCGGTATTCAGGGTATGGCCCTCTATAACTTTGAAGCCGAAGCGACTGCCTACATCGGTGAGAACGGTCAAACCGCTGCTCGATTGGAAGGCGACTACGACATTCTGCTGACCAATCGCCTGATTTTGCAGCCGACGGCCGAAGCCAATTTTTACGGAAAAAATGATCCTCAGCGAGGCATTGGGTCTGGATTGGCAAATACCGAAGTAGGGCTCCGATTGCGTTATGAGATTGTTCGCCAATTTGCCCCTTATATTGGGGTTAGCTGGAGCCGCTCCTACGGCAATACGGCAGACCTGGCCAGCGATGAAGGAGAGGATGCGAACGAGGCGCGATTTGTCGCTGGTATTCGGATGTGGTTTTGA